One segment of Trichlorobacter ammonificans DNA contains the following:
- a CDS encoding roadblock/LC7 domain-containing protein — MSNAQMVMYDEEFKEINEVIERLLRDSNSKVIFLVDKNGQLISGVGETDRFDTTSLASLTAGNIAATGGLAKLIGEKEFSILFHEGENDNLHISIVGGRVILVVLFDSRSSLGLVRLRVKKASEELSVIFDRLTAKADEQSKSGSAAFPFAEITDDDIDNLFS; from the coding sequence ATGTCCAACGCCCAGATGGTCATGTATGATGAAGAGTTTAAGGAGATCAACGAAGTCATCGAACGGCTTCTGCGGGACTCCAACTCGAAAGTCATCTTTCTGGTGGATAAGAACGGGCAGCTCATTTCCGGTGTTGGCGAGACCGACCGCTTTGATACCACCTCCCTTGCCTCGCTCACGGCCGGCAACATTGCGGCAACCGGCGGTCTGGCCAAGCTGATCGGCGAGAAGGAATTCTCCATTCTCTTTCATGAAGGGGAGAATGACAACCTCCATATCTCCATCGTTGGTGGCCGGGTCATCCTGGTGGTGCTGTTCGACAGCCGTTCATCGCTGGGGCTGGTGCGGCTGCGGGTCAAGAAGGCATCCGAAGAACTGTCGGTCATCTTCGACCGACTGACCGCCAAGGCCGACGAACAGTCGAAAAGCGGTTCCGCCGCGTTCCCCTTCGCCGAAATCACGGATGACGATATCGACAATCTGTTCAGCTAG
- a CDS encoding radical SAM/SPASM domain-containing protein, producing the protein MEAFVPKWIAWETTQQCNLKCVHCRCSSEMTSSQGDFTTEEGKRLLADIAAFSKPVVVLSGGEPLLRSDIFELAEYGTSLGLRMCMASNGSLITDEVCARLKQADIKMVSLSLDGSTAAIHDDFRQSPGAFDGVVRAAETMRRNGLKFLINSSFTKRNQHDIAPTFQLAKKLGATAWYMFMIVPTGRGEEIMNELISKEDYEEILEWHYQQEKLENDLLMRPTCAPHYYRIAPQRAKEEGVSFQRRSLSFSTGGGKGCIAAQSICLIDCFGNVKPCSYFHRVAGNVKETPFREIWEQSEIFRDLRSFKEYKGKCGQCEFLNVCGGCRARADAVYGDYMAEEPFCNYVPLRCR; encoded by the coding sequence ATGGAAGCGTTTGTACCCAAGTGGATCGCCTGGGAAACCACCCAGCAATGCAACCTCAAATGTGTTCACTGTCGCTGTTCGTCGGAGATGACCTCGTCCCAAGGGGACTTTACCACTGAGGAAGGGAAAAGGCTGCTTGCCGATATCGCCGCCTTTTCGAAACCGGTGGTCGTACTGTCCGGTGGCGAGCCGCTGCTGCGTTCCGATATTTTCGAACTGGCCGAATATGGCACCTCCCTGGGTCTGCGGATGTGCATGGCCAGCAACGGCTCGCTGATTACCGATGAGGTCTGTGCCCGACTGAAACAGGCGGATATCAAGATGGTCTCCCTCTCCCTCGATGGTTCCACCGCCGCCATTCATGACGACTTTCGCCAGTCGCCCGGCGCTTTCGACGGCGTGGTTCGTGCTGCGGAAACGATGCGCAGAAACGGCCTCAAATTCCTGATCAACTCATCCTTCACCAAGCGGAACCAGCACGACATCGCCCCGACCTTTCAACTGGCCAAGAAACTGGGGGCCACCGCCTGGTACATGTTCATGATCGTTCCCACCGGCCGTGGCGAGGAGATCATGAACGAGTTGATTTCCAAGGAAGATTACGAAGAGATTTTGGAATGGCACTACCAGCAGGAAAAGCTGGAGAATGATCTGCTGATGCGTCCCACCTGCGCGCCGCACTACTACCGGATCGCGCCGCAGCGGGCCAAGGAGGAGGGGGTCTCCTTCCAGCGTCGCTCCCTGAGTTTTTCCACCGGCGGCGGCAAGGGGTGCATCGCTGCCCAGAGTATCTGCCTGATCGACTGTTTCGGCAATGTCAAGCCGTGCTCTTATTTTCATCGGGTTGCCGGCAACGTCAAGGAAACCCCTTTCCGGGAAATCTGGGAGCAGTCGGAAATATTCCGGGACTTGCGGAGTTTCAAGGAGTACAAGGGAAAGTGCGGCCAGTGCGAATTCCTGAATGTCTGCGGCGGTTGCCGGGCGCGGGCTGATGCAGTATACGGCGACTACATGGCGGAAGAACCGTTCTGCAACTATGTTCCGCTTCGCTGCCGTTAA
- a CDS encoding response regulator: MGNILLIDDDPAFTRLLSDYIAEHFPRLTVDVCNNPLEALSYIRRSPYDLLLIDFEMPTLDGRKLMSFAVQAGINKNRIVILSSRDADFLHAQCPMGSCLAVLNKFEVRQKAVLDMIFNSLSEKAAQGAATPAAE; the protein is encoded by the coding sequence ATGGGAAACATTCTGCTGATAGACGACGATCCGGCCTTTACCCGCCTGCTGAGCGACTATATCGCGGAACATTTCCCCCGCCTGACGGTGGATGTCTGCAACAACCCGCTGGAGGCTCTTTCCTATATCCGTCGTTCCCCCTACGATCTGCTGCTGATTGACTTCGAAATGCCCACCCTGGACGGGCGCAAGCTGATGAGCTTTGCCGTGCAGGCAGGGATCAACAAGAACCGGATCGTCATTCTCTCCAGCCGTGATGCCGACTTCCTGCACGCCCAATGCCCCATGGGGAGCTGCCTTGCCGTGCTGAACAAGTTTGAGGTGCGGCAGAAGGCGGTGCTGGACATGATCTTCAACTCCCTGAGTGAAAAAGCGGCCCAGGGTGCTGCTACCCCTGCCGCCGAATGA
- a CDS encoding Smr/MutS family protein, with protein sequence MSRKKKPSSPVQRPAEFRTSSFERLKGVIVAAPPASEEEAVRAKTVSTTAQARPGSDEADLFRQAMAGVVPLEPPKAGGTTVRAEAVRRPTEPPVASLTVAPGGRSDFLKEIERLKLDVRFEDALPAEEELKPLGGNRLRMLKRGVIRLDRQLDLHGLTRDEAVGSLDRFLRSARAAGEKAVLVITGKGTHSSDGPVLNQAVAAWLREQGRGLVIEFAPAPRELGGSGAFVVFLRPLDKPDPR encoded by the coding sequence ATGAGTCGCAAGAAAAAACCATCATCTCCGGTCCAGCGCCCGGCGGAGTTCCGCACCAGCTCCTTCGAGCGGTTGAAGGGCGTGATCGTTGCCGCGCCGCCAGCTTCCGAAGAGGAAGCAGTGCGGGCGAAGACGGTGTCGACCACGGCGCAGGCCCGGCCGGGCAGCGACGAAGCCGACCTGTTCCGTCAGGCCATGGCCGGTGTGGTGCCGCTTGAGCCCCCGAAAGCGGGTGGTACGACGGTTCGCGCCGAAGCGGTGCGTCGTCCGACGGAGCCGCCGGTCGCGTCCTTGACCGTGGCTCCGGGCGGACGATCGGATTTTTTGAAGGAAATCGAACGGCTGAAGCTGGATGTCAGGTTCGAGGATGCGTTGCCGGCGGAGGAAGAGCTGAAGCCGCTGGGCGGTAACCGGCTGCGGATGCTCAAACGGGGGGTGATCCGCCTGGACCGGCAGCTGGATCTGCACGGCCTGACTCGCGACGAAGCAGTTGGCTCCCTGGACCGTTTTCTGCGTTCGGCCCGGGCGGCGGGGGAGAAGGCGGTGCTGGTCATTACCGGTAAAGGTACCCACTCCAGTGACGGGCCGGTATTGAACCAGGCGGTGGCAGCCTGGTTGCGGGAGCAGGGGCGGGGACTGGTGATCGAATTTGCGCCGGCGCCGCGGGAATTGGGCGGAAGCGGCGCGTTCGTGGTCTTTCTCCGTCCCCTTGACAAACCGGACCCGCGGTAA
- the rpe gene encoding ribulose-phosphate 3-epimerase — translation MKKIAPSILSADFARLGEEIRAVEAAGADYIHIDVMDGRFVPNITIGPLIVEAARRATSLPLDVHLMIEEPERYVADFAAAGADIIVVHAEATPHLHRLIQMIKGLGKKAGVSLNPATPLCLLDHLLEDLDMAMLMTVNPGFGGQSFIESCIPKIRRLREMLDSRGCSAELEVDGGVKAANVARIAHAGADVLVAGSAVFGSDNYAATINELKRLSREPLL, via the coding sequence ATGAAAAAGATCGCTCCTTCAATACTTTCCGCCGATTTCGCGCGGCTTGGCGAAGAAATTCGTGCCGTGGAGGCGGCCGGTGCCGATTACATCCATATCGATGTCATGGATGGCCGTTTCGTGCCCAACATAACCATCGGTCCCCTGATCGTGGAGGCGGCTCGTCGGGCTACCTCGCTGCCGCTGGATGTACACCTGATGATCGAGGAACCGGAACGGTACGTTGCCGACTTTGCCGCCGCCGGTGCCGATATTATCGTGGTGCATGCCGAGGCGACCCCCCATCTGCACCGTCTGATCCAGATGATCAAGGGGCTGGGCAAGAAGGCTGGCGTTTCTCTCAACCCCGCCACGCCGCTCTGCCTGCTGGACCATCTGCTGGAGGACCTGGACATGGCGATGCTGATGACGGTCAACCCCGGCTTCGGCGGCCAGAGCTTCATCGAGTCCTGTATTCCCAAAATCAGGCGTCTGCGGGAGATGCTGGACAGCCGTGGCTGCAGTGCGGAGCTGGAGGTCGACGGCGGCGTCAAGGCGGCCAACGTCGCCCGTATCGCCCATGCCGGTGCCGATGTGCTGGTGGCCGGCAGCGCCGTGTTCGGCAGCGACAACTATGCGGCAACCATCAACGAGTTGAAGCGGCTGAGCCGCGAGCCGTTGCTGTAA
- a CDS encoding GTP-binding protein has protein sequence MSFINYASREINCKIVYYGPGLCGKTTNLQHIYASTAPDAKGKMISLATETERTLFFDFLPLALGEIKGFKTRFHLYTVPGQVFYDASRKLILKGVDGIIFVADSQEERMDANIESLENLRDNLAEQGYDLDRLPFVIQYNKRDLPNALPVEILRSQLNTTAVPDFEACAATGDGVFETLKAVAKLVLNDLKKSR, from the coding sequence ATGTCCTTCATTAACTACGCCTCCCGCGAAATAAACTGCAAGATCGTCTATTACGGCCCGGGGCTCTGCGGCAAGACGACCAACCTGCAGCATATTTACGCCTCAACCGCTCCCGACGCCAAGGGCAAGATGATCAGTCTCGCCACCGAGACGGAGCGGACGCTGTTTTTTGATTTCCTTCCCCTGGCCCTGGGGGAGATCAAGGGATTCAAGACCCGCTTCCATCTCTACACCGTGCCCGGCCAGGTCTTCTATGATGCCTCCCGTAAGCTGATCCTGAAGGGGGTTGACGGGATCATTTTTGTTGCCGACTCCCAGGAAGAACGGATGGATGCCAATATCGAGTCGCTGGAAAATCTGCGGGACAACCTTGCGGAGCAAGGGTACGACTTGGACAGGCTGCCGTTCGTGATTCAGTACAACAAGCGGGATCTGCCCAACGCGCTGCCGGTTGAAATACTGCGCAGCCAGCTCAATACCACCGCTGTTCCCGATTTTGAAGCGTGTGCCGCCACCGGCGACGGAGTGTTCGAGACGTTGAAGGCGGTGGCCAAGCTGGTGCTGAACGATCTGAAGAAGTCCCGCTAA
- a CDS encoding FmdB family zinc ribbon protein, with protein sequence MPVYEYRCTSCSNQFELRQKFSDAPASECPACGGAVEKMISQAAFSLKGDGWFNSGYCPKTEAPKPAGCAAGGCCAAG encoded by the coding sequence ATGCCAGTGTATGAATATCGTTGTACCTCCTGCAGCAATCAGTTTGAGTTGCGCCAGAAGTTTTCCGATGCCCCGGCCAGCGAGTGCCCCGCCTGTGGCGGAGCGGTTGAAAAGATGATCTCCCAGGCCGCTTTCAGCCTGAAGGGTGACGGCTGGTTCAACTCCGGCTACTGCCCTAAAACCGAGGCGCCCAAGCCGGCCGGTTGTGCTGCCGGCGGTTGCTGCGCCGCTGGCTAG
- a CDS encoding MFS transporter has translation MNHPATSSRPAPSGNQRWRLFAVLALMYILVYFYRVSLAVVAGDLSRDLALSAEQLGTLAGILFYVYAVAQIPLGPLIDRFGGRLVISFCGLLTAIGGFLFAQAHTLAMAMAGRILIGIGTAAVLMATFAIFSHWYDTREFGRISGLMVAAGNLGNLAGTAPLALMVGITGWRGAFLGIAGLQLLVTMLVFFLVQDRPPGHNADTHHDSSSRPGMLEAWRIILRDRSFWLLAAVAFSWYGNYLAVQGLWGGPYLTELHGMTREEAGRMLMWTSVGFIAGSVLMDRIARRLFRSYKWALVAGQCCLLLLMSGFLGWLEGLSSLQLGLYFFALGCAVSSGIMIYPIIRAAFPISIVGTALTSINFFVLMGAATAQQGMGLVVERMGGYSPAALHAAFALPLAALLVALLLYLGARNYPAG, from the coding sequence ATGAACCATCCAGCGACATCATCCCGTCCCGCGCCATCCGGCAATCAGCGCTGGCGGCTTTTTGCCGTCCTGGCGCTCATGTACATTCTGGTTTACTTCTACCGGGTTTCTCTGGCGGTGGTGGCCGGCGACCTTTCCCGCGATCTTGCCCTGAGCGCCGAGCAGCTGGGCACCTTGGCCGGCATTCTTTTCTACGTTTACGCCGTGGCCCAGATTCCCCTCGGCCCCCTGATCGACCGATTCGGCGGACGCTTGGTCATTTCCTTCTGCGGCCTGCTCACCGCAATCGGCGGTTTCCTGTTCGCCCAGGCCCATACCCTGGCCATGGCCATGGCAGGGCGTATCCTGATCGGCATCGGCACCGCCGCGGTGCTGATGGCCACGTTTGCCATTTTCAGCCACTGGTATGACACCCGGGAGTTCGGCAGGATATCCGGCCTGATGGTTGCCGCCGGCAATCTGGGTAACCTGGCCGGTACCGCACCCCTGGCTCTCATGGTGGGGATAACCGGCTGGCGCGGCGCCTTCCTGGGGATAGCCGGGCTGCAGCTGCTGGTGACGATGCTGGTCTTTTTCCTGGTGCAGGACCGGCCGCCGGGACACAACGCCGACACGCACCACGACAGCTCGTCGCGTCCCGGCATGCTGGAAGCATGGCGGATCATCCTACGGGATCGCTCCTTCTGGCTGCTGGCGGCGGTGGCCTTCAGTTGGTACGGCAACTACCTGGCGGTGCAGGGGCTTTGGGGGGGACCCTATCTGACCGAACTGCACGGCATGACGCGGGAGGAAGCCGGCCGGATGCTGATGTGGACCTCCGTCGGCTTCATCGCCGGGTCGGTCCTGATGGACCGGATCGCCCGTCGGCTGTTCCGCTCCTACAAGTGGGCGCTGGTGGCGGGGCAGTGCTGCCTGCTGTTGCTCATGTCCGGATTCCTGGGGTGGTTGGAGGGTCTGTCCTCCCTGCAACTCGGCCTCTACTTCTTTGCACTGGGCTGTGCCGTTTCCAGCGGCATCATGATCTATCCGATCATCCGGGCCGCCTTCCCGATCTCCATTGTGGGTACGGCATTGACATCGATCAACTTCTTCGTCCTGATGGGGGCTGCTACGGCACAGCAGGGGATGGGGTTGGTGGTGGAACGGATGGGAGGATATTCGCCAGCGGCGCTGCACGCTGCCTTTGCTCTGCCGCTGGCGGCACTGCTGGTTGCGCTTCTGCTCTACCTGGGCGCCCGCAACTATCCTGCAGGGTGA
- the rsmB gene encoding 16S rRNA (cytosine(967)-C(5))-methyltransferase RsmB, with protein MSQKNVSPSHRADPRHAALNTLRALAAGTEHADTLIDRELAREELAGPDRGLYRHLVFGVLRRQGTLDHYLALLVTQPLQKLEEPLRHLLRLGLFQLLYLDRVPPHAAVHATVELAKRVLPRASGLVNGVLRSFLRSREQLCLPDRACDPGGWLAATHSVPRWLIEQWRGQMPEEEVERLAAATSAEPPLTLRANTLRIGRDDLMARFGDAGISCEPCRYAPEGIRLEGHFFIPSLPGFAEGLFAVQDEASQLVAHLLAPQPGQRVLDACAAPGGKTLHLAQLMGDSGSILATDLTDRKLARVLESAQRLGISCVRTLAADVSRPEYLHGELFDRILLDAPCSGLGVIRRNPEAKWRLTPADIERCARRQRLLLSRVANLLAPGGSLVYATCSTAPEEDEQVVADFLSHHRQFVIEKGLFFSGAASSLLTTDGALRLWPHRHGTDGFFAVLLTRHP; from the coding sequence ATGTCACAAAAGAATGTATCCCCAAGCCATAGGGCCGACCCCCGGCATGCCGCCCTGAACACCTTGCGGGCGCTTGCCGCGGGGACTGAGCACGCCGATACCCTGATCGACCGGGAGCTGGCCCGTGAGGAGCTTGCCGGTCCGGACCGGGGACTGTACCGTCACCTGGTCTTCGGCGTGCTGCGTCGGCAGGGAACCCTGGATCATTACCTGGCGCTGCTGGTCACCCAGCCGTTGCAGAAGCTGGAAGAACCACTGCGCCACCTGCTGCGGCTGGGGCTGTTTCAGCTGCTCTACCTTGACCGGGTGCCGCCCCATGCCGCGGTTCACGCTACCGTGGAGCTGGCCAAGCGGGTACTCCCCCGGGCCAGCGGTCTGGTCAACGGCGTGCTGCGGTCCTTTTTGCGAAGCCGGGAACAGCTCTGCCTGCCGGATCGCGCCTGTGACCCGGGGGGCTGGCTGGCGGCAACTCACTCCGTGCCCCGCTGGCTGATCGAGCAGTGGCGTGGTCAGATGCCGGAGGAGGAGGTCGAGCGTCTGGCGGCAGCCACCTCCGCTGAACCGCCGCTGACGCTCAGGGCCAACACGCTGCGGATCGGTCGTGACGATCTGATGGCCCGTTTCGGGGATGCCGGCATTTCGTGCGAGCCATGTCGGTATGCCCCGGAAGGGATTCGCCTGGAGGGTCATTTTTTCATACCCTCGCTTCCGGGGTTCGCCGAAGGGTTGTTTGCCGTGCAGGATGAGGCGTCGCAGCTGGTTGCCCATCTGCTGGCTCCGCAACCCGGCCAGCGGGTGCTGGATGCCTGCGCCGCCCCTGGGGGAAAAACCCTGCACCTGGCCCAGCTGATGGGGGACAGCGGTAGTATTCTGGCCACGGACCTGACCGATCGCAAGCTGGCCCGGGTGCTGGAATCGGCACAACGTCTCGGCATTTCCTGCGTACGTACCCTGGCGGCTGACGTTTCCCGGCCGGAGTACCTGCACGGTGAGCTGTTCGACCGGATCCTGCTGGATGCGCCCTGTTCGGGACTTGGGGTGATCCGGCGCAATCCCGAAGCAAAATGGCGCCTGACCCCCGCCGATATCGAACGCTGCGCCCGGCGTCAGCGTCTGCTGCTGTCGCGGGTGGCGAACCTGCTGGCACCGGGGGGCAGCCTGGTCTATGCAACCTGCTCCACTGCCCCGGAAGAGGATGAGCAAGTTGTTGCGGATTTTCTTTCCCACCATCGGCAGTTTGTGATAGAAAAAGGGCTGTTTTTTTCAGGGGCCGCCTCATCGCTACTGACCACGGACGGGGCGTTACGGCTGTGGCCCCATCGTCACGGCACCGATGGGTTTTTTGCCGTGCTCCTAACGAGGCATCCATGA